The Trichocoleus sp. FACHB-46 region GGGCGCGAGGCTATAGGGTAGTAGGACTTGAAGAAACTAAACATTTATCATGCGTTGATAACATTCATTGATGGCAGTGGAAACGGTGCCTCTTTTTCACCCGTTAACCCCAAGTCTGGCAAAGAACTATCCTTTCCAAGGAAGCGGGGCTCGATAAGGATTTTCATGCATATCTAACACTTCCCAGGTTCGAGGATTTACCTGCCCTGTTACTGGAACTTTGTACCGCTGCTGCAAATCCCTCACCGCAGATTCCGTAATGGGACCAAACACTCCATCCACCACGGCACCACTCGGATTTCTTAATCTGACTCCTGCGGCTCCTAAAAAGCCATTGTCTGAGAGAACTTGCTGCAACAGTTGAACGCTTCTGCCGCGATCGCCACGTCGCAGGGTAGGTAATGTGAGATCAGTATAGGCGGTGGCGATCAAAACTGGACGCCTTGGTTGTGAAGATACAGGTGCGATCTGCGTTTTGTCTAGAGGCAAGGCTTCACTCAGGCAGCAGGGTTGCGAGATCGCTTTACCAGACAGTGAAACTCCCAGCAGTTCTGCTGCTAAGGCTGTTGGCAAAAATACGTTGGATAGCACAAAAGTGATTTGAGGAATTGAGTTTTGAACTGTGATAGATCTCATGATGCATTGCCTAATTTACACATTCAAAGGAGATGATTAATAGGGCTGTATCGGTGCGATCGCGTTAGTTTGCGATCGCCTTTGGTGCTGTGCTCTGCGCAATCAATGAAGGAGCTTGCTGTGAAGCACAACCTGCGGCTTTAATTAAATCGGCGGCTTTTTCGCCAATCATGATCGTCGGTGCGTTCGTATTGCCTGTGGTGATCCTTGGCATGATCGAGGCATCCACAACCCGCAACCCCTCAATTCCATGTACGCGGAGTTCAGGATCTACCACTGCCATTGGGTCAGTGCCCATTTTGCAAGTGCCCACCGGATGCCACACGGTACTGCAAGTTTCCCGGACGTAAGCAACGAGGGCTGCATCACTTTGCTTCTCGGCACCCGGAGCAATTTCCTTTCCGCGAAACTCATCCAAAGCGCTGGCACCGAACAAGTTACGAAGTAATTTAATCCCGACCACGAGCTTTTGCACATCCGCTTCACTTTGGA contains the following coding sequences:
- a CDS encoding peptidoglycan-binding protein, which translates into the protein MRSITVQNSIPQITFVLSNVFLPTALAAELLGVSLSGKAISQPCCLSEALPLDKTQIAPVSSQPRRPVLIATAYTDLTLPTLRRGDRGRSVQLLQQVLSDNGFLGAAGVRLRNPSGAVVDGVFGPITESAVRDLQQRYKVPVTGQVNPRTWEVLDMHENPYRAPLPWKG